The nucleotide window gagttaagcatacatattcgacccgtttaattgggttggcataaacactctcgttgagagttaagcatacatattcgacccgtttaattgggttggcataaacactctcgttgagagttaagcatacatattcgacccgtttaattgggttggcataaacactctcgttgagagttaagcatacacattacTCTTCGTTAAATCCGCATAACGGATTCTAACTTTCACATTCATTATGGCATTCAAAGCTACTCGTTAAAAACGGATAGCGTTCGTCATTACTTGACACGACTTAATTTCAATCGGTCAACATATATAACTTAACACAACTTCGTTAGCATACCCAAATCCACAAGGGATTGTCGCGTACTTGCTACTTGTCACATTTGTTATACAAGAATAGTTCTATCTCAATTATATAAAAAGAGAATATAACAAGAATTTGTATGCAATGAATCTTACCTCGATCTTGTACACCTCCCGCTTTACTAGTGTTCGAGctttcttccttcacgcctacattacaacattcgtttacttagttaaatcaAGTCATTCCATCATTTTCTTCTCATACTACATATATAATCATCTCttaagcattttatcaaacacttggtgggcaTTGTATTTACAATCATAATGTACAAGTGTTCATAGCATGGATTTTACTTGATTAACTTTCTAGTTTAACAAGAATTGGTTAAATTCCTATCTTTCCTTCATCTTATGATAATTTGTCTAATTTCTTTATCACATTCAAGATCATGCAACAACTCGCAATTGTAAGCATATTATAAAAATCATCTTGTTCATGCAAGTCCTACAACATATGGGTATAACCCTAACCCTTTCAATAATCGAAATCAAACATAATTCTCAGTCTATTATGAGTTCGTATCTTACATTTGCACAAGAATTGCACCTAATTTCACGTTTGGGTCAAAAACCCATTTCTCATCACTCACTAAAACAGGATTTTCGACTTACCTATTGATGTTCGAGCTTAGATGGTTGACAATTCGGGTTCTAGCATTGATTTGGGCTCTCAATTTCTTCTTAATCTTGAGAATCCttgaaaactagggttttcccCCTTTTTGTCTTGCTTCTGGTCGACTACAACACACATCAGTGTGTTTATTTTTGTGGTTTCACTAGTTTAGTGAAACTAATATTACATTTAACAAGTTCAGCCCCTAAGTTTCAAGTGTTGACATTTTTCACACTAACTTTCTTTCTTATTAATTAATATCATATTCTTTTAACTTGGTTAAATTTTCTATATTTTTATATACTTAAAACAACATAAATGGATAGcgtatttttggggtgttacaagtctaccccccttaaaagaggtttcgtccccgaaacctaaGCACATAACCAATTTAAATACTGACATTCCGAAGAGAAAAGGATAGTGTTTCCTCATTTCATCTTCTGCTTCCCACGTAAGATCCGAACCCCTCCGGTGCCGCCATTGCACCAACACCTGTTTAACAGCTTTGTTGCGGAGATTCTTCACTTTGAAGTCTTTAATGGATATCGATCTTTCAATATAGTTTAACCCCTCATCTAACTCAATGTCATCGAGAGGTACTAATGCTGTGTCATCCGCAAGACATTTCCTCAATTGCGACACGTGGAAGGTATTGTGAATCCCCTGTAGAGCAGGCGGTAATTCTAATCGATACGCAACCCTTCCAACCCGAGCTAGGATTTTAAACGGTCCGATGTAACGGGGACCTAACTTACCCCGTTTGCGAAAACGgattatacccttccatggggacacTTTTAGCAAGACaaaatctccgacttggaattcaaTAGGACGCCTTCTCTTGTCTGCATAAGCTTTTTGCCGATCTTGGGCTGCTTTCAACTTTGTTCTAACCATTTCAATCTTTTCATTCGTTACTGCTATTAAATCACTTGGTGCAATCTCTCTTTGTCCTACTTcgccccaacatacgggagtcctACATTTTCTCCCGTATAGTAGTTcgtaaggtgccatttgaataccactatggtaactgttattataagagaaTTCGACCAGTGGCAATTGGTCGTCCCAACTTCCCCCAAAATCTAAGGCGCACGCCCTCAGCATATCAACaagtgtttgaatggttctttctgactggccgtcagtttgaggatggtaGGCGGTACTTATGTGCAATTTCATACCCACACTCTCATGAAACCTTTGCCAGTAACGAGAAGTAAATCTAGTGTCCCGATCCGAGACAATCGACACGGGCACTCCGTGTCGGGATATGATCTCGTTCATATAAATTTCTGCCATCTTCTCGGAAGAGTAAgcttctttgatgggtagaaagtgaGCGCTTTTTGTaagtcggtctacgattacccatattgtatcgtgccctttctttgttttaggaagcttggttatcaaatccatcgttagttcttcccacttccataccggtATCTCCAAGGGTTGTAACTTCCCGTAcggtttttgatgttctgctttcacTTGGGAGCATGTTAAGCATTTCGCGACGTATTTAACTATGTCAcgcttcatgcccggccaccaataattggctttcaagtcccgatacatctttgtagccccgggatggaccgaatatcgagacttatgtgcCTCGTCGAGCAAAGCAGTCTTGACTTCACAGAATCGTGGGATCCAAATCCGGCCGAACCGCCTCTTAAGTCCGGTCGAATTCTCTTCTAGATTATCGATCACACCTTTTAATCGTTCTTTCTTCAGGTCTTCCGCTCCGAGCGACTTTATTTGGGATTCGCGTATCGTCTCGAGTAATCTTGGCGTAACTGTCATCTTCATGGATTTCACTCGAAGGGGAGATGGATACTCCTTACGGATTAACGCATCGGCTACCACGTTTGCCTTTCCCGGGTGATaaaggatatcacaatcataatctttgATAAGTTCCAACCACCTCCGCTGCCTCATATTTAGGTCTTTCTGTTCAAGGAAGtatttaaggcttttgtggtccGAGTAGACGGTGCATTTTGCcccatatagataatgcctccaaatctttaatgcGAACACTACCGCCGCCAATTCTAAGTCGTGGGTTGGGTAGTTCACTTCATGTGGCTtcaattgtcgtgaagcataagcgataactCTCCTTCTTTGCATTAGAACGCAACCTAATCCCTGGTGCGAAGCGTCTGAATAGACCACCAGGTCTTCGGTTCCGTCTGGTAATGTCAAGACCGGGGGACGTGATAGTTTTTCTTTTAACATTCGAAAAGCCTCCTCCTGTTCTTTTCCCCACAcaaacttctctttctttcttgtcaattttgttaagggtaaggctatcttggaaaaatcctgtatgaaccttctgtagtaccccgcaagacccagaaaacttcttatctctgtTGGGTTTTTCGGAGAAACCCACTTCATTACAGCATCGATTTTTGAAGGATCAACTAAAACACCCTCCGAATTTATCACGTGCCCCAGAAACTGCACTTCCCTGAGCCAAAaggcgcattttgagaattttgcGTAGAGTTTCTCATTACGGAGAACTTCAAGTACTTCACGCAAGTGCACTGCATGTTCGTCTTTGCTTCGTGAATAAAccagaatatcatctatgaatacGATCACAGACTTATCCAACATGGGTCGGCATacacggttcataaggtccataaatgcTGCCGGCGCATTAGTTAACCCGAAGGACATAActaaaaactcgtaatgtccataacgggTTCTAAATGCGGTCTTTGGAATGTCTTCTCCTCGTACCCTAACTTGATGGTACCCCGATCgcagatctatcttggagaaccaactcgccccttgtaactgatcaaaaaggtcatcaattctaggtaaagggtagcggttctttatgGTCGGCATATttaactccctatagtcgatgcacatgcgcatcgacccgtctttcttcttaacaaataagacaggtgctccccaaggcgacacacttGGGCGTATGAAGCCCTTGTCTAGGAGGTCTTGTAATTGTGTCATTAATTCCCGCATTTCCGTGGGAGCTAATCTATAGGGAGCCTTCGCAACCGGTTTCGCACCCGGATTCAATTCGATATTAAATTCTACCTCTCGCTCGGGAGGGAGTCTCGGTAATTCCTCCGGGAATACATCCGGAAATTCGTTCACAATCTCAACATCTTCAAGCTTCGGGGAGCCTTGTTGAGTATTTACCACGTAAGCTAAATATGCTCTACTCCCATTAAGCACATATTTGGTAGCTTGAACGAGAGTACATAACTTTGCTTCCATCTTTCTTTCGCCTTGTACATTTAATCGTCTTCCACTTGGAGTTTGGAGAAGTATAGTTTTGGTTTCACAATTTATCTCCGCGTGGTTTAGAGAcatccaatccatacccactattacTTTAAATTCTCCCAAGATCATAGGTATGAGATCAATGGCaaactcctcatcctcaatggttAGTTTACAATTCTTACATATTTCGTGCAGCAAATAATTTTTACTATCTGCTAtttctacttctaagggcatcgACATTCGTTCAATCTTAAAGGAAGGATGTTGAACGATCTCGCTAGAGATAAACGACATAGTGGCTCCGGtgtcaaacaaaacataaaccggTATGGAATTTATTAGAaagatacctgagaccacatttgGCTGGGATTTGGCTTCTTCAGAAGTGATTTGAAACATTCTCCCTTTCGCCCTAGaaccctcttgcttcttatcttCTTTCTTTGACTCTTGCTGAAGTTTTGGGCATTCCGACTTGATATGCCCCCTTTCAAAACAGTTGAAACAAGTCTTCGGGTTATTCGGGCATTGATAAGACGAATGCCCCTCCTTACCGCATTTAAAGCACCCCTTTTTGCCTAACAAACACTCTCCGGTATGGAGCTTCCCACAAGTCTTGCATGGTGTAATTCCACCTTTCGACTTACCCTTTCTTCCTTGATCCTGAAACTT belongs to Helianthus annuus cultivar XRQ/B chromosome 5, HanXRQr2.0-SUNRISE, whole genome shotgun sequence and includes:
- the LOC110943983 gene encoding uncharacterized protein LOC110943983 — its product is MKFCGDLVTTERMKINRFYGVLKAEIREFITPSKCETLEELINLARDREIEIKRQEERDEKRPSEKGASFSPSKKGKFQDQGRKGKSKGGITPCKTCGKLHTGECLLGKKGCFKCGKEGHSSYQCPNNPKTCFNCFERGHIKSECPKLQQESKKEDKKQEGSRAKGRMFQITSEEAKSQPNVVSGIFLINSIPVYVLFDTGATMSFISSEIVQHPSFKIERMSMPLEVEIADSKNYLLHEICKNCKLTIEDEEFAIDLIPMILGEFKVIVGMDWMSLNHAEINCETKTILLQTPSGRRLNVQGERKMEAKLCTLVQATKYVLNGSRAYLAYVVNTQQGSPKLEDVEIVNEFPDVFPEELPRLPPEREVEFNIELNPGAKPVAKAPYRLAPTEMRELMTQLQDLLDKGFIRPNDILVYSRSKDEHAVHLREVLEVLRNEKLYAKFSKCAFWLREVQFLGHVINSEGVLVDPSKIDAVMKKKEKFVWGKEQEEAFRMLKEKLSRPPVLTLPDGTEDLVVYSDASHQGLGCVLMQRRRVIAYASRQLKPHEVNYPTHDLELAAVVFALKIWRHYLYGAKCTVYSDHKSLKYFLEQKDLNMRQRRWLELIKDYDCDILYHPGKANVVADALIRKEYPSPLRVKSMKMTVTPRLLETIRESQIKSLGAEDLKKERLKGVIDNLEENSTGLKRRYHSGIQMAPYELLYGRKCRTPVCWGEVGQREIAPSDLIAVTNEKIEMVRTKLKAAQDRQKAYADKRRRPIEFQVGDFVLLKVSPWKGIIRFRKRGKLGPRYIGPFKILARVGRVAYRLELPPALQGIHNTFHVSQLRKCLADDTALVPLDDIELDEGLNYIERSISIKDFKVKNLRNKAVKQVLVQWRHRRGSDLTWEAEDEMRKHYPFLFGMSKI